A genomic segment from Thermoplasmatales archaeon encodes:
- a CDS encoding NAD-binding protein, whose product MKKPEVNIFVVILGVVTIIIGATIIPSTHVYFFYFFGKLLSISQRGLSFFTVLDGFFITIVGYGLKNKGRGTWRAIVSATIVTLFILSLSSLRHYDITWIGLALAILVLVLLYRHRKEYVYPSISLGRPEIAVAIIAIIFTVSYGIGGSLLLGNQFVPPIKNIEDALYFTGEAVTTLGLGDILPVTFTARMFTISLSVLGIGIFFGAMAIIITPIIERRIGGIVVRMGERQLKSLKNYVLVLGYSDFVHGYVTSIKGSGKVVVIVVRDQQEADKLRAEGFIVLNQNADEEDLLNSFNLENSSRVLIASNDDGYNLLIVAAINQIKDQEKFKGKVTVLVSNNKNLNKFKIFGYEIADISSVISKYLQGGY is encoded by the coding sequence ATGAAGAAGCCAGAAGTAAACATATTTGTTGTTATTCTCGGTGTAGTAACAATTATAATTGGAGCAACAATAATACCGTCAACTCATGTTTACTTTTTCTATTTCTTCGGAAAACTTTTGAGTATTTCCCAGAGAGGGTTGTCTTTCTTCACTGTTCTTGACGGATTCTTCATTACAATAGTAGGATATGGATTAAAGAACAAAGGAAGAGGTACTTGGAGAGCCATTGTATCGGCTACGATCGTAACTCTGTTTATTCTTTCACTAAGTAGTTTAAGGCATTATGACATAACTTGGATTGGGCTCGCACTGGCAATTCTTGTCCTGGTATTGCTTTATAGACACAGGAAAGAGTATGTTTATCCGTCTATCTCTCTCGGAAGGCCAGAAATTGCGGTTGCTATAATAGCCATAATATTCACTGTGAGCTATGGTATCGGAGGATCGTTGCTCCTAGGCAATCAGTTCGTCCCGCCTATTAAGAACATTGAGGATGCTTTATATTTTACAGGTGAAGCGGTTACGACATTAGGCCTTGGAGATATCCTTCCAGTGACTTTTACAGCAAGGATGTTCACGATATCACTTTCTGTTCTGGGGATAGGTATATTCTTTGGGGCAATGGCTATAATCATAACACCTATTATAGAAAGAAGGATTGGGGGGATAGTAGTAAGAATGGGGGAGCGTCAATTAAAGTCATTGAAGAATTACGTTCTTGTCCTTGGCTATTCTGATTTTGTTCACGGTTATGTGACAAGTATCAAAGGTAGCGGGAAAGTTGTCGTAATAGTCGTAAGAGACCAGCAGGAAGCTGATAAGCTAAGAGCAGAGGGTTTTATAGTCCTGAATCAAAATGCAGACGAAGAAGATTTATTAAATTCATTTAATCTGGAAAACTCTTCACGAGTATTAATAGCCTCGAACGACGATGGCTATAACCTTCTTATTGTTGCAGCAATTAATCAGATTAAAGACCAAGAAAAATTCAAAGGCAAGGTTACAGTCTTAGTCTCCAACAATAAAAATCTTAACAAATTTAAGATATTTGGATATGAGATTGCAGATATTTCCTCCGTCATAAGCAAATACCTTCAGGGCGGATATTAA
- a CDS encoding divalent metal cation transporter — MIADMDASSTIGAAETGAIFKYGLIWFMILLIIPLYFVQETSGRIGVATEKGLGEVIRDNYSHKIAVITTLPMVLTDVVTYIIEYLGIAIGLSFFGVPIIFSLPIFYIIHLTIVIRRKYGATESILVAVSAFLIVAFMATLVVRGIKSYNPVYLVPSPSFLFMLAVNVGAVIMPFMLFFQASATAEKVSHIRKSNGDTDISGDKSNGKRSHFTQIALKSMRMETLFGAIVSEMLMVIVEMAMSGINPDMDFASIPELSKGLSAIAGVYSPYIFGIGLIGAAFLALVVISLGSAWGFMEALGIKREKSSIVYILESLPAVIIALIIPATLLINTVLDLLVVFVFVLIGPGVLMGVIARNRSIMGDYSTSRKGEIAYWASMIFVLVFGILALT, encoded by the coding sequence ATGATTGCTGATATGGATGCAAGCAGTACAATTGGCGCAGCTGAAACAGGTGCAATATTCAAGTATGGTCTTATTTGGTTCATGATTCTGCTTATAATTCCACTTTACTTCGTTCAGGAAACGTCAGGAAGGATTGGTGTTGCGACTGAAAAGGGTCTTGGGGAGGTTATTCGAGACAATTATTCACATAAAATTGCAGTGATTACAACTCTACCCATGGTACTAACTGACGTGGTAACTTACATAATAGAATACTTAGGCATTGCTATTGGGCTTTCTTTCTTTGGGGTCCCAATAATATTTTCGCTTCCAATTTTTTATATAATCCATCTGACTATTGTGATCCGCAGAAAATACGGGGCTACTGAATCGATATTGGTCGCAGTGTCGGCTTTTCTCATAGTGGCCTTCATGGCGACACTTGTCGTGAGAGGAATCAAATCTTACAACCCGGTATACCTTGTCCCATCGCCAAGTTTTCTCTTCATGCTTGCAGTGAATGTGGGTGCAGTAATCATGCCATTCATGCTATTTTTCCAAGCTTCTGCAACAGCCGAAAAAGTATCCCATATAAGAAAAAGCAATGGAGACACGGATATCTCTGGTGATAAGAGTAATGGAAAGCGATCCCATTTTACTCAAATTGCCCTGAAGTCAATGAGGATGGAAACTCTTTTTGGGGCGATCGTTTCCGAAATGCTGATGGTTATCGTGGAGATGGCCATGAGTGGAATAAATCCTGACATGGATTTTGCTTCGATCCCGGAATTATCAAAAGGTCTTTCAGCTATAGCCGGAGTATATTCTCCATATATATTTGGTATCGGTCTGATAGGGGCTGCTTTTCTGGCTCTTGTGGTAATCTCTCTTGGAAGTGCTTGGGGATTCATGGAAGCGCTTGGAATCAAAAGAGAAAAGTCATCCATTGTTTACATTCTGGAGAGTCTTCCCGCGGTCATAATAGCTTTAATTATCCCCGCAACATTATTGATAAACACGGTTCTTGATTTACTAGTTGTCTTTGTGTTTGTCCTGATTGGTCCGGGTGTGTTAATGGGTGTAATAGCCAGAAACCGATCTATAATGGGTGATTATTCTACATCGCGAAAAGGTGAAATAGCTTACTGGGCAAGCATGATCTTCGTCCTTGTTTTCGGCATCCTTGCCTTAACGTGA